In one Pseudomonas sp. 31-12 genomic region, the following are encoded:
- a CDS encoding DUF2934 domain-containing protein, which produces MSTDDKRVREFAYQIWESEGKPEGQEARHWEMARKLAEAEALAPKKSPKATGSKTAAKPAVSKAANGKVPEPKAKAKPAAASKVIPPGEKAAEKKPKAARKPPAV; this is translated from the coding sequence ATGAGTACCGACGATAAACGCGTTCGCGAATTTGCCTATCAAATCTGGGAATCGGAAGGAAAGCCTGAGGGCCAGGAAGCCCGGCACTGGGAGATGGCTCGCAAACTGGCTGAAGCCGAAGCCCTGGCCCCCAAGAAATCGCCGAAGGCTACCGGCAGTAAAACGGCTGCCAAACCTGCTGTGTCCAAAGCCGCCAATGGCAAGGTCCCGGAACCGAAAGCCAAGGCCAAGCCTGCTGCGGCGTCGAAGGTGATTCCGCCCGGCGAAAAAGCTGCAGAGAAGAAGCCTAAAGCAGCGCGCAAACCGCCTGCTGTCTGA